From Primulina huaijiensis isolate GDHJ02 chromosome 15, ASM1229523v2, whole genome shotgun sequence, one genomic window encodes:
- the LOC140958437 gene encoding probable ADP-ribosylation factor GTPase-activating protein AGD15 codes for MNEKASVSKELNAKHAKILEGLLRLPENRQCADCLSKAPRWASINLGIFICMQCSGIHRSLGVHISKVRSTSLDTWLPEQVVFMQMIGNEKSNNYWEAELPPNFERTPIDNFIHAKYVDKRWASKTALPPSEVVSTEQSCEKSVCLTLSGIPKKARKYSLGDEAFTNHVSQVPPTTRTRGASLDLMSDVIPIPPMVIASEPNTEVTQDLFSLLYVSESTQDRTVVPPSRWATFE; via the exons ATGAATGAAAAGGCGTCTGTTTCCAAGGAGCTTAATGCCAAGCATGCAAAG ATCTTGGAAGGTCTTCTTAGGCTGCCAGAAAACAGGCAATGTGCAGACTGCCTGAGCAA GGCCCCACGATGGGCAAGTATCAACCTTggaatatttatatgcatgcaGTGCTCGGGAATTCATCGAAGTTTAGGAGTACACATCTCAAAG GTAAGATCTACAAGTTTGGATACATGGCTTCCAGAGCAGGTTGTTTTTATGCAAA TGATAGGAAATGAGAAGTCCAATAATTATTGGGAAGCAGAACTACCTCCAAACTTTGAGAGAACTCCAATTGACAACTTTATTCATGCCAA GTATGTGGATAAAAGATGGGCTTCAAAGACAGCCTTGCCACCATCAGAAGTGGTCAGTACTGAACAGAGTTGTGAAAAATCTGTATGTCTCACCTTATCAGGAATTCCAAAGAAAGCCAGAAAATACTCTTTGGGAGATGAAGCTTTCACTAACCACGTGTCACAAGTTCCTCCTACAACACGAACTCGTGGG GCTTCTTTAGATTTGATGTCTGATGTCATACCAATTCCTCCAATGGTGATCGCTTCCGAACCTAATACTGAGGTCACACAAGATCTCTTCAGCCTGCTCTATGTCTCGGAATCAACACAAGATCGAACCGTTGTACCTCCATCACGCTGGGCTACTTTTGAGT GA